From one Enterococcus sp. DIV2402 genomic stretch:
- a CDS encoding methyl-accepting chemotaxis protein, whose protein sequence is MKKQKSISTIILAVLIWLSLLPIIVMLISSFTITTNLLKERNLVSQESGTQAVITEKENLLNNAKSRLDAISEEPVFKTAFDFKEIRKTLRTALSGEMNITAITFATLDNRFTATNELPKDYKPSDRPWFIDGVEGNGTAIWSIPYQDLVSGNFVNTISKMIRNDQGDWGVISLDVSYESVTKVLNDLTIGQTGHVSLMTKDGVIIADVDPERVGTDISDTTTYQQLKQATIQKGTLTKNLPSDTETIYFDKGTEADSHSWAFATIYKGEYSKESRALLLTSLTVAIVMLLVTTAFAFFAKNIIKEIILVFVELFNQMKDGMYHQISKKKRKRAPFYKVTENARNYLYPDENGNEIHRMAASYNNMIDGVEEIIHTSQQQSMQIAEMADSLLELSQQTTSATGDVTETITGVAQVTGMQAQETEHSVAQMQQLSNVIQELTTTVETLNQQSENSNKSNQQSMDVMNKVNINWQSEMSQMSTLVDGMNGMNQNIQAINQIINVINDISYQTNLLALNASIEAARAGESGKGFAVVAAEIRQLAEQSKNSTKEIEEIIETIQHQSLNMVEQTTRSLDGGEKQTDLISEAITSSQEVFRRNTTIFDSIQEIKHSTSHIASIQNSVLENLESISASTEENAAGTQEVSANAQEVLATMEEFVSHVGDLQGISEELKQMVNRLSIIKAD, encoded by the coding sequence GTGAAAAAACAGAAAAGTATTAGTACGATTATTTTAGCCGTCTTAATTTGGTTGAGTTTGTTACCAATTATTGTCATGTTAATAAGTTCTTTTACTATCACGACTAATTTATTAAAAGAACGCAATCTAGTTAGTCAAGAAAGTGGCACACAAGCTGTTATTACTGAAAAAGAGAATCTTCTAAATAATGCAAAATCGCGTTTAGATGCCATTTCTGAAGAGCCTGTTTTTAAAACAGCATTTGATTTTAAAGAAATTCGTAAAACTTTACGAACCGCTCTATCTGGAGAAATGAACATCACAGCGATTACTTTTGCCACATTAGACAATCGTTTCACTGCAACAAACGAGTTACCGAAAGACTATAAACCAAGTGATCGACCATGGTTTATAGATGGTGTTGAAGGTAATGGTACTGCCATTTGGTCGATTCCTTACCAAGATTTAGTTAGCGGAAATTTTGTCAATACAATCTCTAAAATGATTCGCAACGATCAAGGTGATTGGGGTGTTATTAGTCTAGATGTCTCCTATGAGAGTGTCACTAAAGTTTTAAATGACTTAACCATCGGACAAACAGGGCATGTTTCTTTAATGACAAAAGATGGTGTAATTATTGCTGATGTTGATCCAGAACGCGTTGGTACGGATATTTCTGACACTACCACCTATCAGCAACTAAAACAAGCGACAATCCAAAAAGGCACCCTTACCAAAAACCTCCCATCTGACACAGAAACTATTTATTTTGATAAAGGTACCGAAGCTGATAGTCACAGTTGGGCCTTTGCGACTATTTATAAAGGAGAATATTCCAAAGAAAGTCGTGCATTATTACTTACTTCCTTAACAGTTGCGATAGTTATGTTGCTAGTGACGACTGCCTTTGCCTTTTTTGCAAAAAATATTATCAAAGAAATAATTCTAGTTTTTGTAGAATTATTCAATCAGATGAAAGATGGCATGTATCATCAAATTTCAAAGAAAAAAAGAAAACGTGCGCCCTTCTATAAAGTTACTGAAAATGCTCGCAATTATTTATATCCAGATGAAAATGGTAATGAAATTCATCGCATGGCAGCTAGCTATAACAATATGATTGATGGTGTAGAAGAAATTATTCATACTTCACAACAACAAAGTATGCAAATTGCTGAAATGGCAGATTCTCTGTTAGAATTGTCGCAGCAAACTACTTCTGCAACTGGTGACGTAACTGAAACAATCACTGGAGTGGCACAAGTGACAGGTATGCAAGCACAAGAAACTGAACACAGTGTGGCCCAAATGCAACAACTTTCTAATGTAATCCAAGAGCTAACAACAACTGTCGAAACTTTAAACCAGCAATCGGAAAATTCCAATAAAAGTAATCAACAAAGTATGGATGTGATGAACAAAGTCAATATCAATTGGCAAAGTGAAATGTCACAAATGAGTACTTTAGTTGATGGAATGAATGGCATGAATCAAAATATTCAAGCCATTAACCAAATTATTAATGTTATCAATGATATCTCTTATCAAACGAACTTATTAGCTCTAAATGCCTCAATTGAAGCTGCTCGTGCAGGTGAATCTGGTAAAGGCTTTGCAGTCGTTGCTGCCGAAATTCGTCAGCTAGCCGAACAAAGTAAGAATTCTACCAAAGAAATTGAAGAGATTATCGAAACTATCCAACACCAATCACTCAATATGGTTGAACAAACAACACGTTCATTAGATGGTGGTGAAAAACAAACTGATTTAATCAGCGAAGCAATTACTTCTTCCCAAGAAGTCTTTAGGCGTAACACTACAATTTTTGATAGTATTCAAGAAATTAAACATTCTACAAGTCACATCGCATCTATTCAAAATAGTGTTCTTGAAAATCTTGAAAGTATTTCAGCCTCGACTGAAGAAAATGCAGCAGGTACACAAGAAGTTTCTGCGAATGCCCAAGAGGTTTTAGCAACGATGGAAGAATTCGTTAGTCATGTAGGCGATTTACAAGGAATCTCTGAAGAATTAAAACAAATGGTCAACCGCTTATCAATTATTAAAGCAGACTAA
- a CDS encoding methyl-accepting chemotaxis protein, whose amino-acid sequence MKKQKSIGTLILSVLVLLALIPVLAMLFSSFALTTNIMEKRNDITKESATRAVMTEKENLVANAESRFNSFAENDFFKKDFNMTEIRSAIDFAVNGDLQIKSIIFATPDNKFVSNVNIPADFQAPERPWFKEAVANNGKASWSTPYQDVVTKEFVNAFSKVITNDNGDWGVLSLEVSYESVNKLIQDLRIGRTGQVSLITSEGVIIADLEPERVGVDVSDNDVFTKMKEAAKSTGNISYRDGDVSSIYFDKGSDPESKTWAFATLRSTEYNEEKNSLLTSSAIIAVILLVIVFLFSYFVRNIIKNIILVFVELFDEIKNGIYRPIPKKKKNGLSFNIAASAKNYVYPNPQGNEIHRMADSYNEMIKSTGRLLTNTKKQSDVVATMADSLLELSQQTSSATSEVTETITGIAEVTGTQAQETEHSVSQMQKLSDVVQELTNNVTTMNEQSHESTQINQQSMDVMGAVNSSWQQELAQMSNLVNGMNTMNQSIQAINQIINVINDISYQTNLLALNASIEAARAGESGKGFAVVAAEIRQLAEQSKNSTKEIETIISTIQNQSTEMVEQASRSLDGGETQTRLIEQAIVSAEEVFNRNTLMIQGIQEIEQSTTRIVTVQNSVLENLESISASTEENAAGTQEVSANAEEVLATMEEFVGHVSELQSISNNLKDIVNTLKILN is encoded by the coding sequence ATGAAAAAGCAAAAAAGTATCGGTACCCTAATTCTAAGTGTCTTAGTGTTGCTTGCTCTAATTCCTGTATTGGCAATGTTATTTAGCTCATTTGCTCTTACTACCAATATCATGGAAAAACGTAATGATATAACCAAAGAAAGTGCGACTCGTGCAGTAATGACTGAAAAAGAGAATCTTGTCGCAAATGCTGAATCACGTTTTAACAGTTTTGCTGAGAATGATTTTTTCAAAAAAGATTTTAATATGACAGAAATTCGTTCTGCAATTGATTTTGCAGTAAATGGTGATCTTCAAATTAAATCCATTATTTTTGCAACACCAGATAATAAATTTGTATCCAACGTAAATATCCCAGCAGATTTCCAAGCACCTGAAAGACCTTGGTTTAAAGAAGCTGTTGCGAACAATGGAAAAGCAAGTTGGTCTACCCCTTATCAAGATGTAGTAACCAAAGAATTTGTTAATGCCTTTTCAAAGGTTATCACGAATGATAATGGTGATTGGGGTGTTCTTAGTCTAGAAGTGTCTTATGAAAGCGTCAATAAATTAATCCAAGATTTACGAATTGGACGCACCGGACAAGTTTCGCTTATTACGAGTGAAGGCGTGATTATTGCCGATCTTGAACCAGAACGCGTAGGTGTCGATGTTTCTGACAATGATGTCTTTACCAAGATGAAAGAAGCCGCTAAGTCAACAGGTAACATTTCTTATCGTGACGGTGATGTCTCAAGCATTTATTTTGATAAAGGTTCTGATCCTGAATCGAAAACTTGGGCGTTTGCTACTCTTCGTTCAACCGAATACAATGAGGAAAAAAATTCATTATTGACTTCTTCAGCAATTATTGCAGTTATTCTCCTAGTCATTGTGTTTTTATTCTCTTATTTCGTACGAAATATCATTAAAAATATTATTTTAGTATTTGTTGAGTTATTTGATGAAATAAAAAATGGCATCTATCGTCCCATTCCTAAAAAGAAAAAGAATGGTTTAAGCTTTAATATTGCGGCTAGTGCAAAAAATTATGTCTATCCTAATCCACAAGGAAATGAAATTCACCGAATGGCAGATAGTTACAATGAAATGATTAAGAGTACAGGTCGTTTATTAACAAATACAAAAAAACAAAGTGATGTTGTAGCAACAATGGCAGATTCTTTATTAGAACTTTCTCAACAAACAAGTTCTGCAACTAGTGAAGTGACTGAAACCATTACTGGTATTGCAGAAGTAACAGGTACACAAGCACAGGAAACTGAGCACAGTGTTAGTCAAATGCAAAAACTTTCAGATGTTGTTCAAGAATTGACTAATAATGTTACTACGATGAATGAACAGTCTCATGAATCCACACAAATTAATCAACAAAGTATGGATGTGATGGGTGCTGTTAACTCAAGTTGGCAACAGGAACTTGCACAAATGAGTAATTTGGTAAACGGAATGAATACCATGAATCAAAGTATTCAAGCGATTAATCAAATTATTAATGTCATTAACGATATCTCTTATCAAACAAATCTATTAGCTTTAAATGCCTCAATTGAAGCCGCTCGTGCGGGTGAATCTGGGAAAGGCTTCGCAGTCGTTGCTGCCGAAATTCGTCAATTAGCAGAGCAAAGCAAAAATTCTACGAAAGAAATTGAGACGATTATTTCAACAATTCAAAACCAATCAACAGAGATGGTTGAACAAGCGTCACGTTCTCTAGACGGCGGTGAAACACAAACACGTTTGATTGAACAAGCGATTGTCTCGGCTGAAGAGGTCTTTAATCGAAATACCTTAATGATTCAAGGTATCCAAGAAATTGAACAATCCACCACTCGAATCGTTACTGTTCAAAATTCTGTTTTAGAAAATTTAGAAAGTATCTCAGCTTCCACAGAAGAAAATGCTGCAGGTACGCAAGAAGTTTCAGCCAACGCCGAAGAAGTTTTAGCAACAATGGAAGAATTTGTAGGACACGTCAGTGAATTACAAAGCATTTCAAATAATTTAAAAGATATTGTCAATACCTTAAAGATTCTTAACTAA
- a CDS encoding APC family permease: protein MPKQLKKEISLIGALSTVMGTVIGAGVFFKAAAVVSQTQSAGLTLFAWLLAGFLTICGGLTVAELATAIPETGGPIKYIEIAYGKLPSFLLGWAQSIIYFPANIAALSIIFATQCLNLFHLDTQWLLPLSILTACSVTGINLLGTKIAANVQSVTLIVKLIPIAVIIVAGLLMPGKVDVSIVDISIGGTDKSWAAGFSAALLATLFAYDGWLNVGTVAGEMKRPERDLPKAIIFGLSFVTLIYWVINLVFLKTLPIDQIAGNLNSSSEVATVLFGNIGGKIVTIGILISVYGALNGYTMTGIRVPYALALKDEFLFSKQMKKLSKNTTIPYVAALFQLVIACVMMSIGTFDLLTDMLVFVMWFFSILIFIAVFLLRRRFPEMPRPYKVPLYPITPLIAIVGGGFILVMTTITTPMLVITGIGITAIGVPVFYYLQRNYH from the coding sequence TTGCCAAAACAATTAAAAAAAGAAATTTCGTTAATTGGTGCCTTGTCAACCGTTATGGGAACGGTCATCGGCGCGGGCGTCTTCTTTAAAGCTGCCGCCGTAGTCTCACAAACGCAGTCAGCCGGTTTAACCTTATTTGCTTGGTTATTAGCAGGCTTTTTAACAATTTGTGGAGGATTAACCGTAGCCGAGTTAGCTACAGCAATTCCTGAAACAGGTGGACCGATTAAATATATCGAAATCGCTTATGGAAAGTTGCCCTCATTTTTATTAGGTTGGGCGCAAAGTATTATTTATTTCCCAGCTAATATTGCCGCTCTAAGTATTATTTTCGCAACACAATGTTTGAATTTATTTCATTTGGATACACAATGGTTATTGCCTTTATCCATTTTAACTGCGTGCAGTGTGACAGGAATTAATTTATTGGGAACAAAAATTGCAGCCAATGTTCAATCGGTGACGTTAATCGTCAAATTGATTCCTATTGCTGTTATTATTGTGGCAGGTTTATTGATGCCTGGGAAAGTGGATGTGTCCATTGTTGATATTTCAATTGGTGGTACGGATAAATCGTGGGCAGCAGGCTTTAGTGCCGCCTTGTTAGCGACGTTGTTTGCTTACGATGGCTGGCTAAACGTAGGAACTGTTGCAGGTGAAATGAAACGTCCGGAAAGAGACTTACCAAAAGCCATCATCTTTGGATTGAGTTTTGTTACATTGATTTATTGGGTAATTAACTTAGTATTCTTGAAGACCTTGCCAATCGATCAAATCGCTGGTAATTTAAATTCTTCTTCAGAAGTCGCAACTGTACTTTTTGGCAATATCGGTGGAAAAATCGTTACAATCGGCATTTTAATTTCAGTTTATGGAGCATTGAATGGTTATACAATGACCGGAATTCGTGTCCCTTATGCGTTAGCTTTGAAAGATGAATTTTTATTTAGCAAACAAATGAAAAAATTGTCAAAAAATACAACAATTCCTTATGTGGCTGCGTTATTCCAATTAGTCATTGCCTGTGTGATGATGAGTATCGGAACATTCGATTTGTTAACAGATATGTTGGTTTTCGTTATGTGGTTTTTCAGTATTTTAATTTTTATTGCGGTCTTTTTATTACGTCGTCGTTTTCCAGAAATGCCTCGACCTTACAAAGTACCGTTATATCCGATTACACCGTTAATTGCAATCGTGGGCGGAGGATTTATCTTAGTGATGACAACCATTACAACGCCAATGTTAGTCATTACCGGAATTGGCATTACGGCAATTGGCGTGCCAGTCTTTTATTACTTGCAACGTAACTATCATTAA
- a CDS encoding aldo/keto reductase — MQEFYELSDGFQIPKIGFGTYSLNGSYGTRVIEQALTVGYRLIDTAFNYENEGAVGRAIKNSSVPRDQITVASKLPGRHHLYQEALVTIEESVARLNLDYIDLYLIHWPNPIQNHYVEAWQALIDAQKTGLIRSIGVSNFLPEHIDRLEAETGVLPVINQVELHPNFNQESQRQYNQSKQIITEAWSPLGRATEILQHPILNEIAVRYGKTIPQIILRWHVQLGVLPIPKASHIARQKNNLAIFDFELLHEDIALIASLTKEEGRLKQQNPATYEEF; from the coding sequence ATGCAAGAATTCTATGAATTATCTGATGGATTTCAAATTCCAAAGATTGGGTTTGGCACGTATAGTTTGAATGGTTCGTATGGAACACGTGTCATAGAACAAGCGCTAACGGTAGGTTATCGCTTAATTGATACGGCCTTTAATTATGAAAATGAAGGAGCGGTGGGACGAGCGATTAAAAATAGCAGTGTTCCACGCGACCAAATTACCGTTGCCTCCAAACTACCAGGAAGACATCATCTTTATCAAGAAGCATTGGTGACTATTGAAGAATCCGTAGCACGTTTGAATTTAGACTATATCGACTTGTATCTCATTCATTGGCCCAATCCCATTCAAAATCACTATGTGGAAGCGTGGCAAGCATTAATTGATGCACAAAAAACTGGCTTGATTCGTTCGATTGGTGTTAGCAATTTTTTACCTGAACACATTGATCGTTTAGAAGCAGAGACTGGTGTTCTACCTGTCATCAATCAAGTGGAATTGCATCCGAACTTCAATCAGGAAAGTCAACGTCAGTATAATCAGTCGAAACAAATAATTACAGAAGCTTGGAGTCCACTTGGGCGTGCGACAGAAATCTTACAACATCCTATATTGAATGAGATTGCTGTTCGCTATGGCAAGACTATTCCACAAATCATTTTGCGTTGGCACGTACAGTTAGGTGTATTACCAATTCCGAAAGCCTCGCATATCGCTCGTCAAAAAAATAATTTAGCCATTTTCGATTTTGAGTTGTTGCATGAAGATATAGCATTAATTGCATCATTAACGAAAGAAGAAGGCCGTTTAAAACAGCAAAATCCAGCTACTTATGAAGAGTTTTAA
- a CDS encoding histidinol phosphate phosphatase, whose amino-acid sequence MNYYDQHLHTFLSFDSEEQFENYLGNKPEFFVATDHFDLENAGTGFKDDIPDYAILTKKLAELNEQYDTTFLRGIELGVVPGQEAKIQDYLASHTYDLKLLSIHQNGKFDYMDDIVLTKDKFAVAKMYFDQMAEVLESFPDGHILTHFEYGLRRFDFTPEELESRFEKELISIFKKVIQRELAMEINAKSFGRYQNEVLYRYAIPLYQSLGGKLFTLGSDAHVAEDYRLLFPEMANLLREFDVKQLVVFQGNDRFYTDLP is encoded by the coding sequence ATGAACTATTATGACCAGCATTTACACACGTTTTTATCGTTTGACTCAGAGGAACAATTTGAAAACTATCTGGGTAACAAACCTGAATTTTTTGTAGCAACCGACCACTTTGACTTAGAAAATGCCGGTACAGGTTTCAAAGATGATATTCCTGATTATGCGATTTTAACGAAAAAATTAGCCGAATTAAATGAACAATATGACACTACATTTTTACGCGGTATTGAATTAGGCGTTGTTCCTGGTCAAGAAGCGAAAATTCAAGACTATCTTGCTAGCCATACGTATGATTTAAAACTATTGAGTATTCACCAAAACGGCAAATTTGATTACATGGATGATATTGTTTTAACCAAAGATAAATTTGCGGTGGCAAAAATGTACTTTGACCAAATGGCAGAAGTATTAGAGTCTTTTCCAGACGGACATATCCTCACGCACTTCGAATATGGCTTACGCCGTTTTGACTTTACACCAGAAGAATTAGAAAGTCGTTTTGAGAAAGAATTGATTAGTATCTTCAAAAAAGTGATTCAACGTGAATTGGCGATGGAAATTAACGCCAAAAGTTTTGGACGCTATCAAAACGAAGTACTCTATCGTTATGCGATTCCTTTGTATCAAAGTCTAGGCGGGAAATTATTTACGCTTGGATCAGATGCCCATGTGGCAGAAGATTATCGTCTCTTATTCCCAGAAATGGCCAACTTATTGCGCGAATTTGACGTCAAACAATTAGTAGTCTTCCAAGGCAACGACCGTTTTTACACTGACTTACCTTAA
- a CDS encoding ATP-grasp domain-containing protein, protein MENKLNFVMISPHFPDNFATFAPRLQETGFNTLGIADVPYEQLSQTLKNSLTDYYRVDNMEDYNQVYRAVAYFAHKYGRIHRIESHNEHWLELDARLRTDFNVFGYKENDLDAIKHKSAMKEVFRSIGLPVANGRVFYERADGFELANELNFPVIIKPDSGVGAGDTYKINNEDELAHFFDIRHPEVTYIMEEFIPGDIVTFDGLVDHDGNIVYHSSLLYNVAVLETVENNDDMYFYLSREVPEDLYEMGAKMVQAFNAKERFFHFEFFRIADGSLLPLEVNLRPPGGATIDMFNYGNDIDIFKEYANVVKDNKFYTAVERPYYCGYVSRQYKTHNYVHSNDDIRNYLGDNLINIQTIPGIFAAIMGDEGYLVRTPSEEQLFEYFAFIREKY, encoded by the coding sequence ATGGAAAACAAATTAAATTTCGTGATGATTTCACCGCACTTTCCAGATAACTTTGCTACTTTTGCACCACGTCTACAAGAAACTGGTTTTAATACTCTTGGAATTGCGGATGTCCCTTATGAACAATTATCTCAAACGTTAAAAAACTCGCTCACCGATTATTATCGGGTAGACAACATGGAAGATTACAATCAGGTCTATCGTGCCGTTGCGTATTTTGCTCATAAATATGGTCGAATTCATCGCATCGAATCCCACAATGAACATTGGTTAGAACTCGATGCGCGTCTACGAACAGATTTTAATGTTTTTGGCTATAAAGAAAATGATTTAGATGCCATTAAACATAAATCTGCAATGAAAGAAGTTTTTCGAAGTATTGGATTACCTGTGGCAAACGGTCGCGTTTTTTATGAACGAGCAGACGGTTTTGAATTAGCCAACGAATTAAACTTCCCAGTTATCATTAAACCAGATAGTGGTGTAGGTGCTGGCGATACGTACAAAATTAACAATGAAGATGAATTAGCACACTTCTTTGACATTCGTCATCCAGAAGTAACTTATATCATGGAAGAATTTATTCCAGGCGATATCGTCACATTTGACGGACTAGTGGATCACGATGGAAATATTGTTTATCATTCAAGCTTACTCTACAATGTCGCTGTATTGGAAACTGTTGAAAACAACGACGATATGTATTTCTATTTATCTCGTGAAGTTCCAGAAGATTTATACGAAATGGGTGCTAAAATGGTTCAAGCTTTCAATGCAAAAGAACGCTTTTTCCACTTTGAATTTTTCCGAATTGCGGATGGTTCACTGTTGCCATTAGAAGTAAATCTGCGTCCACCAGGTGGTGCAACCATTGATATGTTCAACTACGGCAATGATATTGATATCTTTAAAGAATATGCAAATGTCGTAAAAGACAATAAATTCTACACAGCTGTTGAACGCCCGTATTACTGTGGGTATGTTTCAAGACAATATAAAACGCATAACTACGTTCATTCAAACGATGACATTCGTAACTATTTAGGCGACAACCTAATTAATATCCAAACGATTCCTGGCATTTTTGCTGCAATTATGGGTGATGAAGGCTATCTCGTTCGTACACCATCTGAAGAACAGTTATTCGAATATTTCGCATTTATTCGTGAAAAATACTAG
- a CDS encoding esterase family protein — protein MHFERRSHYSGHLNREMHFNVYGHAGKPVIVFPSSGGSQNEFADFGMIEACRSFIDRGLIKFYTPDSLDNESWLATSRSPHDIGETHNQYDRYIVEELVPLIRYESNWGGAMIATGCSMGGFHTANFALRHPDIFDISIALSGVYDARFFTGDFYGDQAVYFNSPVDYLKNMEDNWFLERYRQNTFIVCVGQGDWEGPHILATRELQHIFESKRIPGWFDYWGHDIPHDWDAWRDQLPYFFGALERQGKI, from the coding sequence ATGCACTTTGAAAGAAGAAGTCATTACAGCGGACATTTAAACCGCGAAATGCATTTTAATGTTTATGGACATGCAGGGAAACCTGTCATCGTCTTTCCCTCATCTGGCGGTAGTCAAAATGAATTTGCTGATTTCGGAATGATTGAAGCTTGTCGTTCATTTATTGACCGCGGATTGATTAAATTCTATACTCCAGATTCATTAGATAATGAATCATGGTTAGCAACAAGTCGTAGTCCACATGATATTGGGGAAACACATAATCAATACGATCGTTACATTGTTGAAGAATTAGTCCCATTAATTCGTTATGAATCCAATTGGGGCGGCGCTATGATTGCTACTGGTTGTAGCATGGGTGGTTTCCACACAGCTAACTTTGCATTACGCCATCCAGATATTTTTGATATTAGTATTGCTTTAAGTGGTGTTTATGATGCCCGTTTCTTTACGGGTGATTTTTATGGTGATCAAGCCGTTTACTTTAATTCACCGGTTGATTATTTAAAAAATATGGAAGACAATTGGTTCCTAGAGCGCTACCGTCAAAACACTTTTATTGTCTGTGTTGGTCAAGGTGATTGGGAAGGTCCCCATATTTTAGCCACTCGTGAATTACAACATATTTTTGAAAGCAAACGAATTCCTGGTTGGTTTGATTATTGGGGACATGATATTCCTCATGATTGGGATGCTTGGCGTGATCAACTGCCCTACTTCTTTGGTGCATTGGAACGACAAGGAAAAATTTAG
- a CDS encoding TetR/AcrR family transcriptional regulator, translating into MEEAFLDVRVQRTIKKITQALIVLLKEKSLGEITVKEIITKAKISRGAFYLHYQDKNDLIQKLKNNYLHHFFPQIQTALDGQRIDFFLEALNFLKGEGELIALLLSTNGSLAVQNDIRNVLQQYGKKYLVKQLKGETLTPLEEHYFVIYYSNAAFSVMQEWINRGQQESPEEMMNILDAIVPKEFFR; encoded by the coding sequence ATGGAAGAAGCCTTTTTAGATGTTCGTGTCCAACGAACGATAAAAAAAATTACCCAGGCGCTTATCGTATTATTGAAAGAGAAGAGTTTAGGAGAAATTACGGTTAAAGAAATTATCACGAAAGCTAAAATTAGTCGCGGAGCGTTTTATTTACATTATCAAGATAAAAACGATTTAATCCAAAAACTAAAAAATAATTATTTGCATCATTTTTTTCCACAAATTCAAACCGCTCTTGATGGCCAACGCATCGATTTTTTCTTAGAAGCCTTAAATTTTTTGAAAGGAGAGGGCGAGTTAATTGCCTTATTGCTTTCAACGAATGGTTCTTTAGCTGTACAAAATGATATTCGGAACGTTTTACAACAGTATGGGAAAAAATACTTAGTGAAACAATTAAAAGGGGAGACCCTTACGCCTTTAGAAGAACATTATTTTGTGATTTATTACAGCAATGCGGCGTTTAGTGTCATGCAAGAGTGGATTAATCGTGGGCAACAAGAATCCCCAGAGGAAATGATGAATATTTTAGATGCAATTGTTCCTAAGGAGTTTTTCCGTTAA
- a CDS encoding ABC transporter ATP-binding protein: MPTIELTHATKSFQQFTALNDVSLTVEAGTILCLIGPSGAGKSTLVKCLMGMEKLTQGTSRVLETAMPNRTILKRIGYMAQEDALYEDLTGKENLYFFGQMMGLKKQALKQACDEQLALMRLTDFQHTVVKNYSGGMKRRLSLAITLLADPDLLILDEPTVGIDPRLRVEIWQKLRALADQGKSILVTTHVMDEAEKCDTLGLIIDSQLFALGTPQELKAQFQATTIEEVFLKAEVEKHAL, encoded by the coding sequence ATGCCAACCATTGAATTAACACACGCAACCAAATCTTTTCAACAGTTTACTGCTTTAAATGATGTCTCTTTAACCGTCGAGGCAGGAACAATTCTTTGTTTAATTGGACCTAGTGGTGCGGGAAAATCAACGCTAGTCAAATGTTTGATGGGCATGGAAAAACTAACTCAAGGTACCAGTCGTGTCTTAGAAACTGCGATGCCCAATCGAACGATTTTGAAACGAATTGGTTACATGGCCCAAGAGGATGCACTTTATGAAGACTTAACAGGAAAAGAAAATCTCTACTTTTTTGGGCAAATGATGGGGTTAAAAAAACAAGCGTTGAAACAAGCGTGTGACGAACAACTAGCTTTAATGAGACTGACCGACTTTCAGCATACAGTGGTCAAAAATTATTCAGGTGGCATGAAACGTCGTCTTTCGTTAGCAATTACGCTTTTAGCCGATCCGGATTTGTTAATTTTAGACGAACCTACTGTAGGAATTGATCCACGTTTGCGAGTGGAAATTTGGCAAAAGTTACGAGCTTTGGCGGATCAAGGAAAAAGTATTCTCGTTACAACACACGTGATGGATGAAGCAGAAAAATGTGACACACTTGGTTTAATTATTGACAGTCAGTTATTTGCTTTAGGTACCCCGCAAGAATTAAAAGCCCAATTTCAGGCAACTACGATTGAAGAAGTCTTCTTGAAAGCTGAGGTGGAAAAACATGCGCTATAA